Genomic window (Caldinitratiruptor microaerophilus):
GCCACCCGCCTCAAGGGGCGCAACGCCTTCTTCGACCTCTACGCGCAGTTCGGCCCGGAGGAGGTCCGCCGCCTGATCGACGAGGTGCTCACCCCTGCGGTGGGTAGCCTCGTGGTGACCCCGAAGGGCGTCGACGAGATGGTGGAGGACATGGCCCGGCTCATCGCCGGCGCCCTCAACGCCGCTCTCCACAAGGGCGTCACGGCGAAGGAACTCATGCGCTACGTCTGACCGCGGCCGTCAGCGCACCAGGCCGGCGAGGACGTCCCAGAACCCGGGGAAGCTCACGTCCACCGACTCGGCGCCCTCCACCTCCACCCCCTCCGGAGCGACGAGGCCCGCCACCCCGAGCGCCATCGCCAGGCGGTGGTCGCCGTGGGCCTGCGCCCGGCCGCCCCGGAGCCCGCCGCCGTGGATCACGAGCCCGTCAGGGCGCTCCTCCACCCGGGCCCCGAGGCGGCCGAGCTCGGTGGCCAGCGCCGCGAGCCGGTCGCTCTCCTTCACCCGCAGCTCCGCGGCGTCCCGGATCACGGTGGTGCCCTCCGCCGCGCAGGCGGCGACGGCCAGCACCGGGATCTCGTCGATCAGGCGGGGGATGAGCTCGCCGCCGATCTCGGCCCCGCGCAGGCCGGGCGCCGAGCGCACGTAAAGGTCGGCGACGGGCTCGCCGGCCGCCTCGCGCGGGTTCTGGAGCTCCACCGCCGCCCCCATGGCCGCGAGCACGTCCAGGATGCCGGTCCGGGTGGGGTTGACCCCCACCCCCTCGATCACGACCTCCGAGCCCGGCACCAGGGCCGCCGCCACGAGGAGGAAGGCCGCGGAGGAGATGTCCCCGGGCACGTCCACCCGCTGTCCCTCCAGGTCCGGCCGGCCCTCGACCGCCGCGGTGAGCCCCTGGCGGCGCACCCGGGCCCCGAAGCCGGCGAGCATCCGCTCGGTGTGGTCCCGGCTGGGCGCCGGCTCGGTCACGGCGGTCTCTCCCTCGCACGTGAGCCCGGCCAGGAGCACGGCCGACTTCACCTGGGCGCTGGCGACCGGGGAGCGGTAGTGCACCGGGCGGAGCGCCCGCCCCTGTACGGCCAGGGG
Coding sequences:
- the aroA gene encoding 3-phosphoshikimate 1-carboxyvinyltransferase, which gives rise to MRLTPSGPLRGRLTVPGDKSISHRAVILGAIARGTTEITNFLPGGDCLRTVACMEALGAEVERRSPTHLRVRGRGLDGLREPEDVLDVGNSGTTIRLLTGLLAGQRFFSVLTGDASIRRRPMGRVVRPLTEMGAEIRGRQGGERAPLAVQGRALRPVHYRSPVASAQVKSAVLLAGLTCEGETAVTEPAPSRDHTERMLAGFGARVRRQGLTAAVEGRPDLEGQRVDVPGDISSAAFLLVAAALVPGSEVVIEGVGVNPTRTGILDVLAAMGAAVELQNPREAAGEPVADLYVRSAPGLRGAEIGGELIPRLIDEIPVLAVAACAAEGTTVIRDAAELRVKESDRLAALATELGRLGARVEERPDGLVIHGGGLRGGRAQAHGDHRLAMALGVAGLVAPEGVEVEGAESVDVSFPGFWDVLAGLVR